A stretch of Limanda limanda chromosome 7, fLimLim1.1, whole genome shotgun sequence DNA encodes these proteins:
- the mipb gene encoding major intrinsic protein of lens fiber b: protein MWEFRSMNFWRAVFAEFFGTMFFVFFGMGAALRWTTGPHHVLHVALCFGLAAATLIQSIGHISGGHINPAVTFAYLVGSQMSLFRAVFYIVAQCLGAVAGAAVLYGVTPGNMRGNMALNTLQPGISLGMGTTVEVFLTMQLVICIFAVTDERRNGRMGSAALSIGFSVTIGHLMGMYYTGAGMNPARSFAPAVLFRNFLNHWVYWVGPMIGGAMGALLYDFMLFPRMRGLSERLATLKGSRPPESETQQDTRGEPIELKTQAL from the exons ATGTGGGAGTTCCGGTCCATGAATTTTTGGCGGGCGGTCTTCGCAGAGTTCTTTGGGACCATGTTCTTCGTGTTTTTCGGCATGGGTGCTGCCCTGCGCTGGACCACTGGGCCTCATCATGTCCTCCATGTGGCCCTGTGCTTTGGGCTGGCAGCTGCCACCCTCATCCAGTCTATTGGCCACATCAGCGGCGGCCACATCAACCCGGCTGTCACCTTCGCCTACCTGGTCGGCTCACAGATGTCTCTGTTCCGCGCCGTTTTCTACATCGTCGCCCAGTGCCTGGGCGCTGTGGCTGGGGCCGCTGTGCTGTACGGGGTCACACCCGGTAACATGAGAGGCAACATGGCGTTGAACACG ctgcagcctggCATCAGCCTGGGAATGGGCACCACTGTGGAGGTTTTCCTCACCATGCAGCTCGTGATTTGCATCTTCGCCGTGACGGACGAGAGGAGAAACGGACGCATGGGATCTGCCGCCCTCTCCATCGGCTTCTCCGTCACCATCGGACATCTCATGGGG ATGTACTACACCGGAGCTGGAATGAACCCGGCTCGCTCCTTCGCTCCTGCTGTGCTCTTCAGGAACTTCCTCAACCACTGG GTGTACTGGGTCGGGCCGATGATAGGAGGTGCCATGGGCGCCCTCCTGTACGATTTCATGCTGTTCCCACGCATGAGGGGTCTGTCCGAGCGCCTGGCCACCCTGAAGGGCAGCCGGCCCCCAGAGAGCGAGACCCAGCAGGACACCCGCGGCGAGCCCATCGAGCTCAAGACGCAAGCCCTATAA